In Anthocerotibacter panamensis C109, the sequence AGGAGCTGTCTACCTGGAGCTGCATCACGCCGGGTAGCTCACGTTCCACGGGCGACTGGACCATCAGGATGTGCTTGCGATTGCGGCGGTAGATCTCCGCCATCAAAGCTTCGAGGAGGGTGTTCTTGCCACTATTGGTCGGGCCGGTAATGAGCACACCCCCCCGGCGCAATTCAGCGACCGCTGGGTATCCCTCGTCAGGGCTCGGGCCGATGAGTAGTTGCTTCAGGCGGGAGCTGTAACCTAGGGAATTGATGTGCTGGAGCTTATCGCCTTCGGGCCAGAAAAAGCGCCCGCTGAGCGTCCAGGCTTTCCCTACACCCCCCTGAGGGGCAAGCTCCACCCGGAGTTTTATCTCCTCCTTGGTTTGCGGGTCTTGCACCCAGAGGCTGCCGCTTTGGCTCACTCTGAGCGAGAATTGCCCATTGACCCGCCCATCGAGGGCTGCGAAGACCCGGCGCATCAGTGCACAGGCCGCCCCCTCCGAGCCATCGGGCAGATAAAGCGGGAGGCGCTCTCCCAATTGGTCGGTGATGGACTTGCGTCCTGCAATGTGCAGGTCTACCTCTAGAAAGCCGCCGATGGCGTAGGCTTTCATGTCGCTGGCCCCATAAGTGCGGGCAATTTTGAGAATCCGCGCCAGGTACAAACTTTCCTGGCTATCCTCGGGGCGGATGACCTGACTGCTAGAGACGCGCACAGTTGCCTGCAACCCACTTCCAACATCGGTATCCCGTGCTTGGTTGAAAACTTCGCGCAGGGCCGGGACAAAGAGCAGGGGTGTAGCGAGGGCACGAGCGCCTAGGGGATTTGTGGTCAGCACTGCCCGCTGGCCCCCCTTGTGCTTGAGTTCCAGGATGCCTTCCTCCGCCCGCTCTTTGGAGGTAACGACCCAATTAACAAACATCTGGGGGAAGAAGAGGCCATGGATGCGCGTAAAGGGGCTACCCCGGTGGGTGGTGGACCAGAACTGGTACTCTGTCTGCTGCCCGACCAGAGCACTTACTCTTTTGAAAAAGTTGGCATCCGGCAGGGCCTTGACCCCAGCTAGTTCGGGAATCTGCGCCAGGATGTGCTCCAGGGCATCCGCTCCAGGAGCCAGACCCCGGTGCTCCTGATGGGGGAGCGTACCCCACTGGTTACCGCCCTTGACCAAGAGGTTCGCCATCGCGCTACTCGTCGGCAACCAGCACTTGAGGTTGTCCAAGTCCGGGGCAGACTCCAGGAAGCGCACGGGATTGTATACGATGGCGCGTCGCTCATTGCCACTGCGCACCAGGCCATAGCCCTGATTGCGGAGAGCAGACTCCACGGACCAGCCCTTCAGGTCGTTGGGGTAGATAAGGCCACGACTGAACCAGCACAGGTCGTTCAAGCAGACCCAAAAATTCAGGTCCAGGGCACCCATCTTGTCGAGGGCTTGTTTCAGATCCTCGACCGGCAGCACAGGACCATAGAGGGGGTCGCCCAGGATTGCGGGCGCATGGGCGGTGAGGTGTTCGAGATTGGTAGCCGCTATGAGGCTCTGGTGCGTGAGCGTGGCGGTCATGGCTTCGCGCTCTTAGTGGACAACAGAACTACGCTAAGGGTGGCACGCAGCTCGCCGCGTGGTCCGTTGAGGCGGTAGCCCGTTAGCACCATCGCCCCCTGGGTTTTTGTACTGAGCGCCTCCAGAGCCCCGAGGGTGCGCTGGAGGGCGGGCTCACTGCCCTGTGCCCCCAGGGTGAGACTGATCTGCTCACGCCCAGTGGTCAGGGTGGTCTCCAGTAGCTGGGCGGATTTGGGAGCACGCAGTTGGCGTCCGAGATAGTCGAGAATGCGCTGCTGCTGTTGAGGGAGCAGCATGCTCACTTTTTGCTCCTCCAACAACACGTGCTGGTCAAGGGTCGCTAGTTGGGCCTCTTGAGGAACCCGCAGCGCGGGATTTTGTCCAAGTTCCTGGTTTTGGTAGAAAACCAGTCCGTTGGCGACCGCCAATACCCCCACGCCTGCCCACCACCATTTCTTGTCCATCACTTCCTCAGACTCAAAGTAGTATCGAGAGACGATATGCCATCGGTTGCGCTCACAATCTGTGCCGCCCCCTGGACCTCAATGTCCCGGCTGGCAAGCCCATTGAGCCAACGGGCGAGGACTTGCGCTTCTGGGTGCTGGATCTTCAGGCGCAAGGTCTTGGGCTTGACCCCTGTGCCAGCCCCAGGGCGCTCTTCGGCCATCTCGACAATGGATGCTTGGGGAGGCAGACTGGTACCCAACATCTGAAATGTACTAGCAGGAGAGATACCCTCCTGGGCGTTGGTCTGGAGCTTTTGGCGGTAGCTCTGGACCACCGTCTGCCGCTGTTGGAGGGCAAGCAGCTTCGGTAAGCGCTGGTTACTGGCCTCAATCTCCCCTTGAAGGGCATAACTGTTGTAGCTCTGACCCAGGACTAGCAAGCCCAGCGCTGCGGCCATTGCTTGGGGTAGGCGTCCTCCCTTGGCCTCGGGCCGGAGGGGATAGCCCTGGGCTTTGCTGTTGCGCAGGAATTCTTTAGCTTGAGGGATAGAGCCTGCCAGGATTTCGGCCTCACCCTGCAACTCAGCGGCAGGCGGTACAAGGCCGAAGTAGAAGATCTGCTCAATGTTGCGCGTGGAGACACGGGCAAACCCCACCTCCCCAACCGCACGTACCCGTCGCCGGTCCCTAGCCGGGGGTTCCCCCTCCAGATAGGCGCTCACCTGCTGGTAGGGCTGCCCCTCGATATCCCCCAGGTCCACAAACAGGATGAACGGAAATTCTAAATCAGGTATTGCTGAGAGGATGAGTTCATCCAGCGTGAGGATAGTCCGATATTCTCTCAGAAATTTTGAGGTGAAATCCGGCTGATATTTCCAGTTAGCAACTACTTGATCCTTTACTATCAGAGGAAAGCTTCTCTCGCCCCCGTCAGCTATATGCTCATTGGGGAGCACCAAAAGCCCCCGCTTGACGGGTAAGCCCTGGACTGTAGCGCCATTGAGATAGATCATGGGATGAAGTACCGTGCGTGAGAAAGTAGATGACTGTCCTGACTATAAGTAGCTGTACCCAAATATTGAGCACTCCCTACCTTGGCGAGCGCCCTGATGCGTAAATAGTTCAACCCTTCAATGGTTTCTGGCGCGACTTTTATGCCAACCTGGATAATACGCTGACCATAGGGGATATTAATGCGTGCATCAGGCACATCCTGGCTACTAGCTAACTGTACAGCCACTAGGTTGATACCTGATTGAATGGCCTGTTGTGCTTCTTGTCGGCTGTCAAAAATTTGATTGGACGACCGCAATTCTCCGAGATAGCCCAAATGAATTGGGTAGGTCATAGCAGGCAATAAAATTGTCAGGAGTGCCGGTATCAGGAAAAACATGGTTGCGGGCTATAATTGGGATGCCATTGATTTTACACGGGGAGCTTAATTGTGTCAAACTTTGTTGAGCTATCTGCGGCACTCCTTATCATTAGTACCGGGGTATTTACAGGCTTTCGCGCTTATCTTAATACCGTGAACACGCTTAATACTTTCTATGGGCGCACAGCGTTGAATGCACAGTCAAAAGGGCTTCAATCCACACTCCAAGACCAGCTAACGTACCTGCTGCCTAGAAATGCCTGTATTCCTACATCTAATGGTCTTGTTCGCACCTATACGTGGTCTGCCTATACAGACCAAGACCTTGATACGCTGCGCCCTGATTTGGCTCTGGTTCAGTCTCAGGCTCAGTTTGGCCTCTATGCAAGAACGGTGGTTCTTACTTATAATCCAGATGCTCAAACCCTTGATCTACAAGCTTATTACCCATCTTCTCCTAATACATCAGTCGTAGATCCTTCCATAGATCCTGCTAGTTTACGTTGGGAGCGGACATGGCAGAATATTGCTTCTTTTGATGTTAGTTGTGTTGATAATCAAGCGGATATAGACATGGCAATAGCGGCTACAGACCGCTACGGCAACAGACTATTTACCCAAAGCTTATCGGTTATCACTACACCCTGAAGAAAGGAGTATTGGAGAATACTCCTTTCTTTGAGATTGTCCTCTAGATCCGACACATCAAGACTGATACATCAGAATAGGAACCGCCGTCGGAGTCAGGGCATCCCCTGCTGCAAATATAGGAGCTGGAGCAGTAGTAACTACTGAGGGATTGGTCGAGCCTCCCGTACAGAGTCCCTGGCCTTCAGCCCGCTGATAAAGAGAGGGATTTCCTCGGGTTGCAGTACATAAATCTGCCAGCCCAATTGTTGCCCTGGGGATGTTTCTTAGGTTGGTACTTGCTCCAGGCCCGATGATGCCTGGAACGGTTCCAGTAGCCGTCAGGTTATTCCAATCGCTAGCCAAAACCCCTTGTCCCTGGGCGGACGACTGTGCTAATTGCATAGCACTGACGTTATCCATGGTTGTGGTAGCCTTCGCCGACGAACTGGTACTTTGGGCAGCGGCAAAAACAGCTCCGGCAATGAGCGCTGAGATGAGCACAATAACGACGACCTCAGCCAAGGATATCCCCAGGCTATTACGCACTTTGTGCTTGCGTCGTTGCGGGAACTTTGTTTGAGGGAATTTCGTTTTTTCGAACATGAGAATCCACAAGAAAAACTACGAGTGAATTATAGCATTGTTTAAAATTAGCTACCTTGTATTTTATAGCTTAGTTTTAGTTAGTAAATATCGGCAAGAGGTAGACGGCATAAGCGTTTCAGTTAGCCGTTAATCGTTGTTGTTTTATTGCTTTTATCCTTAAAACATTAGCATTCTCCAACGGGGGTAGTGGCATAGATAGCGGCAGCACTGGTCGTTTGTGCTCCACCTACTAAAGCAGGAGCGGTGACGCGCAGGACCGCTGCGCCCGCAGGTGCTGCGATACACAGTTGGAAACTCTGGGTGACGTTGCCAGTGACAAGGGCGGTGGCTTGCTGCTGGGGTGTGAGGAGCGACCATAGGGATGTGCCTGGACTTTTGCCGACGCTTAGCTGTAACCCTGTGGGGTCGATCCCCTGAAAGACCACGATGTAGGGCACAGTCACACTGCGTTGGACGAAGCGCTGTTGCCCCAGGAGGAGTTGCACCTTGGCTGCTTTCGGGACCGGCACCACATTTGCGGTGAGTCCCGAGATCTGCGTGGCGGGAGGGAGCCCGATTTGGGCGAGTTGACCAGGCTGGACACTGACATCCCCGCCATCGGTGCGCACCGTCAGCCCCCCTGGCCCCACGAGCAGATGCTCATCAAAGAGGGCATTGGGCAGGAGCGCAAGTTTTAATCCGCGTAGCGCGGGGATGCCTGTTGGCGGGAGCACTCCAAAAGCCAGCCTGCCCCCACTCCGGTTGAGGGGGATAATCGCTCCTCGGTCTGTCACCAACTGCACCTGTAATGCGGCGGGTATGCCGGTGATACTCCCTACTTGGCTACCGCTGAACCCGCTCCCCAAGCTTGGCCCTAAGGATTTGATAAAGGCCGCCTGCCCTGTCACTTGCCCGTTGAGGGTGGAAATCTGGGGTATCACCTGCTGCCTGAGGACTGCGTCAGGGAGGTTTAGCACGCGCTGCCCACCGAGGCGCAGCAGGCCGTCTGAGACCGTGGGGTCGCCCACAAAATTGCTGAGGCGATTCGGGTCGAGCACTTGGTCCTGGTTGTAGATGGGGTCTTGGCCTGTGATGTCCCAGCGGGTCGGACTGTTGTTACTCTGCGTCGGGATAAAGGGAGTCAGGTCTACTTGTCCGTAGACAGGGCAAGCAAGAGTGATTCCAAGAATCAGGGCCATGCGCTTGTTCATTGGACTACCACGACTGCGGTGGAGGTAACGGTTTGGCCTGTTCTCAAAGACCGGCCTTGTGCCTGGATAGCTGTGGTTCCTGGCTGTGTGAAGGGGACTGTGAGGCTGAGCTGCCCTTGCTGTATTGCTTGAGCTTGGGCCTCGGGGCTAAGTTGACTCCAAGGGCTGAGGGTACTCTGGGCATAGCGGATCTGGAGCGTGGTCGGGTCGATGCCCTGGAACTGGATTCCCAACGTCGTGTTGGTTCCAGCCCTGGGTGAGTTGGGCGGGAGTGCCAGCGTGAGAAGCTCAGCTTTGGGTGTAAGCGCCACGCGCCCCGTGATACTTGTTACGCGCCCCGTGATAGGCACAACCGCTTGAGCACCAGCGGTGACCACTGGCTGACCATTGACGAGCAGTGCTGTGGCGGCGACAGCGCCCGACTCATACAGGGTGTTGGGCAACACCCCCAGGGAGATGCTCTTGATACCGCTTATTGCTCCTGTTGAAAATTGAAAATCTGCACTCTGGAACGTGACTGGGATTGGCCCTTGGTCCGACAGAACTACTGGGGTTATGCCAGCAAAGGGCACCGAAGTGCTATCGAGGTAGGTGCCCGCCTGGAGTTGACCGAGTTGTAGGGCAGCAATGCGTTGGGCAGCTTGATTAATTTGTGGCGTGAGCGCTACTGCCTGTGAGCGAGCATCCAAGTCAACGATAGGCAGCACGCTCGTCTGTCCCCGAGGCGCTACACGCTCCCCCGCTCCAACTTGCTGACCCACGCTGGTAACTACGCCAGTCAGGTTATTCACCGTTGTTTGTGCTTGGTAAATAATCCCCGTGGGCGTCGGTAAGGGTGGTGGCGGTGGAGTAGTTGTTGGAGGAGCAATGTCGCAGCTTGGAGCAGGATTGG encodes:
- a CDS encoding type II secretion system protein M encodes the protein MDKKWWWAGVGVLAVANGLVFYQNQELGQNPALRVPQEAQLATLDQHVLLEEQKVSMLLPQQQQRILDYLGRQLRAPKSAQLLETTLTTGREQISLTLGAQGSEPALQRTLGALEALSTKTQGAMVLTGYRLNGPRGELRATLSVVLLSTKSAKP
- a CDS encoding ATPase, T2SS/T4P/T4SS family, translated to MTATLTHQSLIAATNLEHLTAHAPAILGDPLYGPVLPVEDLKQALDKMGALDLNFWVCLNDLCWFSRGLIYPNDLKGWSVESALRNQGYGLVRSGNERRAIVYNPVRFLESAPDLDNLKCWLPTSSAMANLLVKGGNQWGTLPHQEHRGLAPGADALEHILAQIPELAGVKALPDANFFKRVSALVGQQTEYQFWSTTHRGSPFTRIHGLFFPQMFVNWVVTSKERAEEGILELKHKGGQRAVLTTNPLGARALATPLLFVPALREVFNQARDTDVGSGLQATVRVSSSQVIRPEDSQESLYLARILKIARTYGASDMKAYAIGGFLEVDLHIAGRKSITDQLGERLPLYLPDGSEGAACALMRRVFAALDGRVNGQFSLRVSQSGSLWVQDPQTKEEIKLRVELAPQGGVGKAWTLSGRFFWPEGDKLQHINSLGYSSRLKQLLIGPSPDEGYPAVAELRRGGVLITGPTNSGKNTLLEALMAEIYRRNRKHILMVQSPVERELPGVMQLQVDSSFTLEQAIASMLRLDPDILVLGEIEKRQTAINFGSIVNQGTVCYATLHQSHALGVYARFRGLFSEGGNAVDYGALSALIDNLRWIVAQALLYRICPNCSRAERVPESIRKAYGLTLQEWRVRGQGCMHPGCIRTGGEVGYLAQGRAPLTEALYLSVALREAMLNGAQLNTLLAQAIQEHQYTYLACAEELLATGQVAWADVRPFLSEYREAYQSLRE